In one window of Candidatus Omnitrophota bacterium DNA:
- a CDS encoding radical SAM protein: MKVLTLIPPSKHSKNVARDLVYGCWCKGKRIAGIQFPPVSQLLVTTVLRESGHDAHLLDGAGLRYSINEIKTIVDKEQYDVCTMLTSTMTIQEDAEILFDLKQANPKMTSIVMGSQPTFMPQATLARRGIDFIVMKEQEHTLKNLLAALEAGGEAFKNVRGIGYKNADGQAVINPPAEMIKNLDELPIANRTLLPQNIDYFNPIVKRMPFTTMFTTRGCTAKCTYCTSPGFYGEKVRFRSAEKVLEEMEYCQNLGYKEIFFRDELFTASKKRVLEICSGIKDRGIDLTWICSSRVNNIDAEMLKIMKDAGCHLIRFGVESGVQEILDNVRKDITVEETRQAFKLCHEFKIDTHAHCMIGSPGETKETINQSIQFVKEIDPTIITFGITTPYPGTHLFDEVKEVYPEIGDGSQMDISRLHSDSFFNQFFTDLTNEDLTRDIRRVYREFYFRPRYIWGWLKRIDSWAELKRVTLAGANVVDFSLSWSE, from the coding sequence ATGAAAGTATTGACGCTCATTCCTCCAAGCAAGCATAGCAAAAACGTAGCGCGCGATTTGGTCTATGGGTGCTGGTGTAAAGGGAAGCGAATCGCGGGCATCCAGTTTCCGCCCGTATCGCAGTTGCTGGTAACCACCGTATTGCGGGAAAGCGGGCATGACGCCCATCTGCTCGACGGCGCCGGATTGCGATATTCGATCAATGAAATCAAAACGATCGTAGATAAAGAACAATACGACGTTTGCACCATGCTCACTTCCACGATGACGATTCAGGAAGACGCGGAAATCCTCTTCGATCTGAAGCAAGCGAATCCGAAAATGACCTCCATCGTCATGGGATCGCAGCCGACGTTTATGCCCCAGGCGACGCTGGCGCGGCGGGGCATCGATTTTATCGTGATGAAAGAACAGGAACATACGCTGAAAAACCTGCTGGCGGCGCTGGAAGCAGGAGGAGAAGCGTTTAAAAACGTAAGAGGAATCGGTTATAAGAACGCCGATGGCCAAGCCGTCATCAATCCTCCCGCCGAAATGATTAAAAACCTCGACGAACTTCCTATCGCCAATCGCACGCTTCTGCCGCAGAACATCGATTATTTCAATCCCATCGTCAAAAGAATGCCCTTTACGACGATGTTTACGACGCGGGGATGCACGGCGAAATGCACCTACTGCACGTCTCCCGGCTTCTACGGCGAGAAAGTGCGATTCCGCAGCGCCGAAAAAGTGCTGGAAGAGATGGAATATTGCCAGAACCTGGGCTACAAGGAGATTTTTTTTCGCGACGAACTCTTTACCGCCTCCAAAAAACGAGTGTTGGAGATTTGCAGCGGGATTAAAGATCGGGGCATCGATCTTACGTGGATTTGCAGTTCGCGAGTGAACAATATCGACGCGGAAATGCTCAAAATCATGAAGGATGCGGGCTGTCACCTGATCCGCTTCGGCGTGGAATCGGGCGTGCAGGAAATTTTAGATAACGTACGCAAGGACATTACAGTGGAAGAGACGCGGCAGGCTTTCAAGTTATGCCACGAGTTCAAAATCGATACGCACGCCCATTGCATGATCGGCAGCCCGGGCGAAACCAAAGAGACGATCAACCAATCCATCCAGTTCGTTAAAGAGATCGATCCCACTATCATTACCTTCGGAATCACGACGCCCTATCCTGGAACCCATCTCTTCGACGAAGTAAAAGAGGTTTACCCAGAAATCGGCGACGGCAGCCAGATGGATATCAGCCGTCTGCACAGCGACTCCTTTTTCAACCAATTTTTCACCGACCTGACCAATGAAGACCTGACCCGCGATATCCGCCGCGTCTACCGCGAGTTTTATTTCCGGCCCCGGTATATTTGGGGGTGGCTTAAACGAATCGACAGTTGGGCGGAATTGAAAAGAGTAACGCTGGCGGGCGCCAACGTCGTCGATTTCTCATTGAGTTGGAGCGAATAA
- a CDS encoding glycosyltransferase family 2 protein, with the protein MPEIISNERFVDVSIVIPCYNEEKAIGKVIDDVRDAMAQTEYAYEILVVDDLSADASARIAKDKGARVIERKRNGGSGASRKTGIRAAEGEIIVMLDADGTYTAADIPKMLKMFPDWDQVNGARTSEEGTMKALRVPAKWFIRQLAVYLSGVAIPDLNTGLKAFKKSVMMKYLWVMPEGFSCVTTMTLAFLCNGFAVTWIPTQYHKRIGQSKFHPIKDTSKYLATVVRMVMYFNPLRVFMPLSLLLFLLGAGRGAFDAVMKFKIEEGDILLILGGILIGVMGLLADLIVSQGKREE; encoded by the coding sequence ATGCCGGAAATAATCAGCAACGAGCGCTTTGTAGACGTCAGCATCGTGATTCCCTGCTATAACGAAGAAAAAGCGATCGGCAAAGTCATCGACGATGTTCGGGATGCGATGGCTCAAACAGAGTACGCCTACGAAATTCTCGTCGTCGACGATCTTTCCGCCGATGCCAGCGCCCGCATCGCCAAGGATAAGGGCGCACGAGTCATCGAGCGCAAGCGAAACGGCGGCTCCGGCGCCTCGCGCAAGACCGGCATCCGCGCCGCCGAGGGGGAAATCATCGTCATGCTGGACGCGGATGGAACCTACACCGCCGCCGACATCCCCAAAATGCTAAAAATGTTTCCCGATTGGGACCAGGTCAACGGAGCGAGGACTTCGGAAGAGGGTACGATGAAGGCGTTGCGCGTCCCGGCGAAATGGTTCATCCGCCAACTCGCCGTCTATCTCTCCGGCGTCGCCATCCCCGATTTAAATACGGGGCTAAAAGCATTCAAAAAATCGGTAATGATGAAATACTTATGGGTTATGCCGGAAGGTTTTTCCTGCGTTACTACGATGACGCTCGCATTTCTCTGCAACGGCTTCGCCGTAACCTGGATCCCTACGCAATATCACAAACGCATCGGCCAATCGAAATTCCATCCCATCAAGGACACGAGCAAATATCTGGCCACGGTCGTGCGTATGGTGATGTATTTCAATCCCTTGCGCGTGTTCATGCCGCTAAGCCTATTGCTGTTTCTGCTGGGTGCGGGAAGAGGAGCATTCGACGCCGTCATGAAATTCAAAATCGAAGAAGGCGATATCCTATTGATTTTAGGAGGAATCCTGATCGGCGTTATGGGTCTCTTAGCCGATTTGATCGTATCGCAGGGGAAGCGGGAGGAATGA
- a CDS encoding glycosyltransferase: MERFGLVVPAYNEEETIQICLNHLQSFRAAGDRIIVVDAGSSDATGEKAERDGVEIVRAETPARGWAAAAGVNELLKTGERFEAILIVHADTLLPPDARQKLMEALQANPFCAGGSFGHRIEGSGWKFRLLEWGNRLRAKHWQIPYGDQAQFFRPDKLTSVGGFPNQEAMEDMELSLRMRRTGGAIYLDCPALIPRRHWKKGVARTTLRNWRKALAYIWKRSVATLPHKIAGEEIAANAGKSNHQAK; this comes from the coding sequence ATGGAACGATTCGGCTTGGTCGTCCCCGCTTACAACGAAGAAGAGACCATCCAAATCTGCTTGAACCACCTGCAATCGTTTCGTGCAGCGGGAGACCGGATTATCGTCGTTGACGCGGGATCCTCCGACGCGACGGGCGAAAAAGCGGAAAGGGACGGCGTAGAAATCGTACGCGCCGAAACCCCGGCGCGGGGATGGGCGGCCGCCGCTGGCGTAAACGAGCTTCTCAAAACGGGAGAGAGATTCGAAGCGATTTTGATTGTCCATGCGGATACGCTTCTTCCCCCTGACGCCCGGCAAAAACTCATGGAAGCTCTGCAAGCGAATCCATTCTGCGCCGGCGGATCGTTCGGCCATCGAATCGAAGGAAGTGGATGGAAATTCCGGCTGCTGGAATGGGGAAACCGGCTTCGGGCAAAGCATTGGCAAATCCCATATGGAGATCAGGCGCAATTTTTCCGCCCCGATAAATTGACGTCCGTTGGGGGATTTCCCAATCAAGAAGCGATGGAAGACATGGAATTGTCTCTGCGGATGCGGCGGACGGGCGGCGCGATCTACCTGGATTGTCCCGCCCTGATTCCCCGGCGCCATTGGAAGAAGGGCGTCGCGAGAACAACGTTGAGAAATTGGCGCAAAGCGCTGGCTTATATTTGGAAACGGAGCGTTGCAACTCTTCCTCATAAGATCGCCGGTGAGGAGATTGCCGCAAACGCCGGGAAGTCGAACCATCAGGCGAAGTAG